The Linepithema humile isolate Giens D197 chromosome 2, Lhum_UNIL_v1.0, whole genome shotgun sequence genome has a segment encoding these proteins:
- the LOC105679075 gene encoding citron Rho-interacting kinase-like, which produces MNTNVKKRDKLTQELVAVRSDLADFRRSLEAAETETLSKPKPKQSPYFEYKFPKHLQSDKFSKEKMELETKLDEKKKDVQEKQKKILELQHKVREFSKVQSQLEEKTRKLEISNKERDILEKELITTKSELSSIKNTLELERQERRDFETRALNLIRDAKRKWENAEKDKIAQLNKHIESQTTKITELCTSNNEMSSRLERTQCELQTANAELEKLRVFQTQYKESLVKTRELSRQSVQGIEVKLEEIAARSHNQLADLRAKLDFEAAKNTDLETKLRNEQDSNHCRESRLNIALEFAQNELKDCQEQLRNIQASLPARDTEIETLRKQLQERARQIDDLKTSEQLLTTMQEQLDRMNLENEQLKQQLQVTKSDLNETMINLEQSEALALNLEQAAQDKAVLQKRLQRSLEKEEEQLRKVCNLEELLKRLEHSVTKLEVENASLKQLDDVQTTSRLVTKDSSSKVFHRKEEVEKLEQQLQSLKEDITVKKETARQAQRALREKERELSKASLDARIAVRQANRGEEKIKALQEEKEKLQERLSNKTREEQENSKKLLKELDIAKASLNDITKEASRNKMQADSAQRALTQANHQIEELQSSSASLRRELDAARKQMRSAEERVDTLNAENRRLILISRRHNEEKTELESKIAKLEQDIKCHELNIKLCKETCTVLEEQLMDYDKLTSGHDTRENMLIQDKMKLQKDLEAAETEVRNARMAQSDEKRLKTVAERNVEHLKSEMSDIRSERDSLIAQRDQYMRLVQELNAQVEELTTRRDEMECELTKMGRTLDTVETKLRVVLEENSQNLTRAHELEDANVELMNGMQKSIEQGQELRLRITELEGVLEEMRQFYQEREVKAEGTRQQQTKLIDYLQLKLEECSKKKKTMCDKILGTKQKENVPPMGIGMPVGYRELENQLANEREKVKRLTEQLLILKARITSASAPTSPTTPERDGRRIKGITETSSSLLRQLSPQRMGADVRHRFATGLPMRAGRCATCSEAIQFGRYAATCSKCQIMTHLDCTMSVPVNCDFSNDFSKFYHRDSDDSLSSIGDSVQTLAIDQPDNAVVKTDSDPQSVQRNENEVSMEGWVKVPGKSRSCWERKYMKLEGSCLCVFEHQPCAGMAPISRLNLLENSGFNICENVQQTDILGTDKSDIPLIFRIESNSTTTCWPSSRLDVVALNKTDKRNWLKALRAVTGQNSYTVPKYKKYHTILRLDKHQLDLNCVADLGTDNVLLLGAKEGLFSYCTSKSRTLTTIRGVKQVHQLSLHSHLDLALMIAGEYRELVYCNLRLLKTNALAADCSKPAISTKCVLSTSDSCHLYQLQGEILCVATASHVILLKWKIRENSAEFVELCELETSEPCSCAIFTSNLLIIGCHKFFQIDLQTLVSKSTCSVDEFPEEDNSSIKAALSGAAKLGIFPVSVLNISNTCGTAELLLCYNEFGVFVDENGRRTRAVDPMWNHLPFAFAFCKPYLFIIHFSSVEIVKLDSEAYKLPDRNPERTLIELSSPRYLGTAGSKGIYVAAINSYFELLKIDVASDMPALSGSLTSLDTLAQEDESSSEFSFTSSLMEALDGQGKKVHFTGLHKY; this is translated from the exons ATGAATACAAACGTCAAAAAAAGGGACAAGTTGACGCAAGAGTTGGTGGCTGTGAGGTCGGATTTAGCTGACTTTCGAAGAAGTTTAG AAGCAGCAGAAACCGAAACTCTCTCAAAACCAAAACCAAAACAGTCTCCATACTTTGAATATAAGTTTCCTAAGCATTTGCAGTCAGACAAGTTCTCCAAGGAGAAGATGGAACTGGAAACAAAGTTGGATGAGAAGAAGAAAGATGTCCAAGAGAAGCAGAAGAAGATACTCGAACTACAGCACAAAGTTCGAGAGTTCTCTAAAGTGCAGTCTCAGTTGGAAGAAAAAACACGGAAATTGGAGATATCCAACAAGGAGAGGGACATCCTCGAGAAAGAATTGATAACTACAAAATCAGAATTGTCAAGTATCAAAAATACATTAG AATTAGAACGGCAGGAGAGGAGAGATTTCGAAACTCGTGCACTTAACTTGATAAGAGATGCTAAACGCAAATGGGAGAATgcagaaaaagacaaaatagcACAACTGAATAAGCACATTGAATCACAAACCacaaaaattacagaattatgtacaagtaataatgaaatgaGCTCGCGTCTTGAGAGAACGCAATGTGAACTGCAAACTGCAAATGCAGAATTGGAAAAGCTGCGTGTGTTTCAA ACGCAATATAAGGAATCCTTGGTGAAGACACGTGAGTTAAGTAGACAAAGTGTTCAAGGCATTGAAGTTAAGTTGGAGGAGATAGCTGCACGCAGTCATAATCAGCTGGCCGATTTAAGAGCAAAATTGGACTTTGAGGCGGCGAAGAATACAGATCTTGAAACTAAATTACGAAACGAGCAAGATTCGAACCACTGTCGCGAGTCGAGACTAAATATTGCATTGGAATTTGCTCAGAATGAATTAAAAGATTGTCAGGAGCAATTACGTAATATACAAGCCTCATTACCGGCCAGGGATACTGAGATTGAAACTTTACGTAAACAGTTGCAAGAGAGAGCAAGACAGATAGATGATTTGAAAACATCCGAACAATTGCTCACAACTATGCAAGAGCAATTGGACAGAATGAATCTTGAAAACGAACAATTGAAGCAGCAATTGCAA gTGACTAAATCTGATCTGAACGAAACCATGATAAATTTGGAGCAAAGTGAAGCGCTTGCTTTAAATTTGGAACAAGCGGCACAGGACAAGGCTGTGTTACAAAAGAGATTGCAACGTTCTTTGGAAAAAGAAG AGGAACAATTGCGCAAAGTTTGCAATTTAGAGGAATTATTGAAGCGTTTGGAACACAGTGTTACGAAATTGGAAGTAGAAAATGCTAGTCTTAAACAATTGGATGATGTGCAAACTACATCTCGTTTAGTCACAAAAGACTCAAGTTCAAAAGTCTTTCATCGAAAAGAGGAAGTGGAGAAACTGGAGCAGCAACTTCAAAGTTTAAAGGAAGACATAACGGTCAAAAAAGAAACAGCGAGACAAGCTCAGAGGGCTTTACgggaaaaggagagagagtTATCGAAAGCTAGTTTAGATGCACGTATAGCTGTGAGACAAGCGAATAGAGGTGAGGAGAAAATCAAAGCGCTGCaggaagagaaggaaaaaTTACAGGAGAGATTAAGCAATAAAACAAGGGAGGAGCAGGAGAATTCGAAGAAACTGTTGAAAGAATTGGACATTGCGAAAGCGTCATTGAATGATATCACAAAAGAGGCATCCAGGAATAAAATGCAGGCTGATTCGGCTCAAAGG GCCCTGACCCAAGCTAATCATCAGATCGAGGAACTTCAATCTTCCAGTGCATCCTTACGTAGAGAACTGGATGCGGCTCGCAAGCAAATGCGCTCGGCTGAGGAGCGTGTCGACACTTTGAATGCCGAGAACAGACGTTTGATACTAATATCCCGCAGACACAACGAGGAGAAGACTGAACTCGAGTCCAAAATCGCGAAGCTGGAGCAGGATATTAAATGCCACGAATTGAACATCAAATTGTGCAAGGAAACTTGCACGGTGTTGGAGGAACAATTGATGGATTATGACAAGTTAACGAGTGGTCACGATACGCGCGAGAATATGCTGATTCAAGACAAAATGAAGCTGCAAAAGGACTTGGAAGCCGCCGAGACGGAAGTGCGGAACGCACGTATGGCGCAGAGCGACGAGAAGAGGCTGAAGACAGTCGCCGAGCGCAACGTCGAGCACTTGAAGTCGGAGATGAGCGACATAAGGAGCGAGAGGGACAGCCTGATCGCACAAAGGGACCAGTACATGAGACTCGTTCAAGAGCTCAACGCGCAAGTGGAGGAACTGACCACGAGGCGCGATGAGATGGAGTGCGAACTTACGAAAATGGGACGCACCTTGGACACCGTCGAGACGAAGCTGCGAGTCGTGTTGGAGGAGAACAGCCAGAACTTAACGCGGGCGCACGAATTGGAGGACGCGAACGTCGAGCTTATGAACGGCATGCAGAAGAGCATAGAGCAGGGCCAGGAGCTGAGATTGAGAATAACGGAGCTGGAAGGCGTATTGGAGGAGATGAGACAGTTCTACCAGGAGAGAGAAGTGAAGGCCGAGGGCACGCGGCAGCAGCAGACCAAGCTGATCGATTACTTACAATTGAAACTGGAGGAGTGCagcaagaagaagaagaccatGTGCGACAAGATACTCGGCACGAAGCAGAAAGAGAACGTGCCGCCCATGGGCATCGGCATGCCCGTAGGCTACCGCGAACTGGAGAACCAGCTTGCCAACGAGCGGGAGAAGGTGAAGAGGCTGACGGAGCAGCTGCTGATTCTGAAAGCGAGGATCACCTCCGCGTCCGCGCCTACGTCCCCCACCACGCCGGAGCGCGACGGCAGGAGGATAAAGGGTATTACGGAGACCAGCAGCTCCTTACTCAGACAGTTATCTCCGCAAAGGATGGGAGCCGACGTACGGCACAGATTTGCCACCGGATTGCCCATGCGGGCCGGAAGGTGCGCAACGTGCTCGGAGGCCATACAGTTTGGAAGATACGCCGCGACCTGCAGCAAGTGTCAGATCATGACGCATTTGGACTGCACAATGTCCGTGCCTGTCAATTGCGACTTTTCCAATGACTTCTCTAAGTTTTATCATAGAGACAGCGACGACAGCTTGTCGTCGATCGGCGACAGCGTCCAGACATTGGCGATAGATCAACCGGACAACGCGGTGGTGAAAACAGATTCG GATCCACAGAGCGTTCAACGTAACGAGAATGAAGTTTCCATGGAGGGATGGGTTAAAGTTCCCGGTAAATCAAGGTCTTGCTGGGAGAGAAAATACATGAAACTGGAAGGATCGTGCTTGTGCGTCTTCGAGCATCAGCCGTGTGCCGGAATGGCGCCGATCAGCCGTTTAAATCTATTGGAGAACAGTGGATTTAACATTTGCGAGAATGTGCAGCAAACTGATATACTGGGAACGGACAAGTCCGACATACCGCTCATCTTTAGGATAGAATCAAATTCCACGACGACCTGTTGGCCTTCGTCTAGACTGGATGTCGTAGCTTTGAATAAAACCGATAAGAGAAACTGGTTGAAAGCTTTAAGGGCTGTTACCGGTCAAAATTCGTATACCGTGCCGAAATACAAGAAGTATCACACCATACTTAGATTAGACAAACATCAG TTGGATTTAAATTGCGTTGCCGATCTGGGCACGGATAACGTGCTCTTGCTGGGCGCGAAAGAGGGCCTGTTTTCGTATTGCACTTCGAAATCTCGAACGCTCACCACGATACGCGGTGTCAAGCAAGTGCACCAGCTCTCTTTACACTCGCACTTGGACTTGGCTTTAATGATCGCCGGTGAATACAGAGAATTAGTGTACTGCAACTTGAGGCTACTCAAGACTAACGCGTTAGCCGCCGACTGTTCCAAGCCAGCGATCAGTACGAAATGTGTGTTATCCACCTCGGACAGTTGTCATCTTTATCAATTGCAAGGCGAAATATTATGCGTCGCAACAGCATCCCATGTGAT ATTACTTAAATGGAAAATCAGAGAGAATTCCGCGGAATTCGTCGAGCTTTGTGAGCTCGAGACGTCGGAGCCTTGCAGTTGTGCAATTTTCACGTCGAATCTCCTTATCATAGGATGTCACAAATTCTTCCAAATTGATTTGCAAACGTTAGTTTCCAAGTCGACGTGCAGCGTAGATG AATTTCCAGAAGAAGACAATAGCTCGATTAAAGCAGCATTATCGGGCGCCGCAAAACTCGGCATATTTCCTGTTTCCGTTTTGAATATTTCCAATACATGCGGCACGGCAGAACTTCTACTGTGTTACAACGAATTCGGCGTATTTGTCGACGAAAATGGTAGAAGAACTCGAGCCGTGGATCCAATGTGGAATCATTTGCCATTTGCTTTCG CATTCTGCAAACCATATTTATTCATCATTCACTTCTCGTCTGTCGAGATTGTAAAGCTCGACTCGGAGGCGTACAAATTGCCGGATAGGAATCCCGAACGTACCTTAATCGAATTATCTAGTCCACGCTATCTCGGTACAGCTGGCTCAAAAGGAATTTATGTGGCGGCTATAAATTCTTACTTTGAATTGCTGAAAATAGATGTTGCGTCCGATATGCCAGCATTAAGTGGCAGTTTAACAAGTTTAGACACACT AGCTCAAGAGGATGAGAGTAGTTCAGAATTTAGTTTCACATCGAGCTTAATGGAGGCTTTAGACGGGCAAGGAAAAAAAGTACACTTCACCGGGttgcataaatattga